One genomic region from Quercus robur chromosome 4, dhQueRobu3.1, whole genome shotgun sequence encodes:
- the LOC126721506 gene encoding uncharacterized protein LOC126721506, giving the protein MSVSRCSAEESSSMPKRAKIGIPLVLGFSDEDKVGTIQPHDDALVVTLRIGGYDVKRVMIDQGSAANIMYPDLYRGLNLKPENLTAYSSPLTGTDVVEVDFIVVDVFSPYTTIMGRPWLHTLGAVSSTLHQKMKYPSGDQVLEIVGNQTAARQCLVAAIQHRPEAETSATADNGL; this is encoded by the exons ATGTCGGTATCTCGTTGTTCAGCTGAGGAGTCTAGTTCAATGCCTAAGAGGGCCAAGATAGGCATCCCATTAGTGTTAGGTTTTTCAGATGAGGACAAagttggaaccatacagccccatgatgatgccCTAGTGGTTACCTTGAGAATTGGTGGGtatgatgtgaaaagggtgatgattgacCAAGGCAGCGCTGCTAAcataatgtaccctgacttgTATAGGGGGCTAAATTTGAAACCTGAGAATTTAACAGCCTATAGTTCTCCTCTG ACTGGCacggatgtggtggaggtggacttcatcgtCGTAGATGTTTTCTCTCCCTATACGACCATTAtgggcagaccttggcttcataccctGGGGGCTGTCTCCTCTACTCTTCACCAGAAGATGAAGTACCCATCTGGAGACCAGGTTTTGGAGATAGTAGGAAATCAAACTGCAGCCCGACAATGCTTGGTAGCGGCTATCCAACATCGGCCTGAGGCGGAGACCTCGGCCACCGCTGATAATGGTTTATAG